The following proteins come from a genomic window of Zetaproteobacteria bacterium:
- a CDS encoding cyclic nucleotide-binding domain-containing protein: MSAEKHLFSIYRDLLPLFPDDLHLARPLIQMLQQAGRRRAAADLALHMARRMQSAGRYSEELGFLAICRQLEHPDREAIKDMESMARIMVQSGGMEGEQEPGRVFSLIEQLSDLEARDFLLQGSYLSVERGRAVVAQGEVSQSFFLIVRGSMDVELETGGNKLLLANLKAGDYFGEFACIYRIPRSATVRAHEDARLLRFSDRAIHDLIERSPIAGERLMQVVQRRMVQSLTFEHPAFAELAADDRLWLAESSTVREYQAGEFVCQDCAGDDWLIMIHGRQEWVVDLKPAGAVAPHTMVYGGSRFLRREGTMIRAVGHTLVCDAPPAIFASFMQAYAGFERWVKEQKAEPASGSAAG, translated from the coding sequence ATGTCCGCAGAGAAGCATCTGTTCTCCATCTACCGCGATCTGTTGCCGCTGTTCCCGGACGACCTCCATCTGGCGCGGCCGTTGATCCAGATGCTGCAGCAGGCCGGGCGGAGGCGCGCGGCGGCCGATCTGGCGCTGCACATGGCCCGCCGCATGCAGAGCGCCGGTCGCTACAGCGAGGAACTCGGCTTTCTCGCCATCTGCCGCCAGCTGGAGCATCCCGATCGCGAGGCGATCAAGGATATGGAGAGCATGGCGCGGATCATGGTGCAGAGCGGCGGCATGGAGGGTGAGCAGGAACCCGGCCGGGTCTTCTCCCTGATCGAACAGCTAAGCGACCTCGAGGCGCGCGATTTCCTGCTCCAGGGCAGTTATCTCTCGGTGGAGCGGGGGCGCGCGGTGGTGGCGCAGGGCGAGGTGAGCCAGAGCTTCTTCCTCATCGTGCGCGGCTCGATGGATGTGGAGCTGGAGACCGGCGGCAACAAGCTGCTGCTGGCCAATCTCAAGGCGGGCGATTACTTCGGTGAGTTTGCCTGCATCTACCGCATCCCCAGATCCGCCACGGTGCGCGCCCACGAGGATGCGCGGCTGCTCAGGTTCTCCGATCGGGCCATCCACGATCTGATCGAACGCTCCCCCATCGCCGGCGAGCGGCTGATGCAGGTGGTGCAGCGGCGCATGGTGCAGTCGCTCACCTTCGAGCATCCCGCCTTTGCCGAGCTGGCCGCCGACGATCGCCTCTGGCTGGCCGAATCATCGACGGTGCGCGAATACCAGGCCGGGGAGTTCGTCTGTCAGGACTGCGCCGGTGACGACTGGCTGATCATGATCCACGGCCGGCAGGAGTGGGTGGTCGATCTCAAGCCGGCGGGGGCGGTGGCGCCGCACACCATGGTCTATGGCGGCAGCAGGTTCCTCCGGCGCGAGGGGACGATGATCCGCGCGGTCGGCCATACGCTGGTTTGCGATGCGCCGCCGGCGATCTTC